The Trinickia caryophylli genomic sequence GCGGCCTCGTCCCAGGCGAAGCCGGCGACCATCGTCGGGGCGCGCGGCGAATGGGCACAGTCGTTCAATGCACCGGCATCCACCAGACCCCTGTCGGCCGCCTCGGACCCCGCCGTCACCTGTTGCGGAGCGAGCCACGCAAGCCGCGGCAACGCCATCCACCGCTTGGCCGCATCACGCGCAAATGCCTCCCAAGCATGCCGCGGCACCCAGAATCCGCGCGAATGCCCGGGCTCGACCGCGGCCGGCAACCGCGGCGCAGCGAGGCCGCTCGCGGTGTCATGCCATCGATAGAAGAGCCAGCCCTTGACAAGCATCTGCGCTTGCCACGGGCCGCGATGGCCGAGCGACGCGAAGGCCTCGGTTGCCGAGAGCGGCAATTGATGCTCGACCAACCGGGCAAGCTTGATGTCGAAACGGTCGAGCAGGTTCGGCCCGACGTAGTCCGCAAGCACGCCTCGCTCGCTGCCCGTATGGAGATAGCACTTGACGCCCAACTCCCAGTGCAGCCGCCGCCCGTTCGCCGTCTGTACCAGAAAATCGCACTCCCCGAGGGTCCGCCCGGCTCGTCGCAGCGTGACGTTCGCGGCGACGAGCCGCTCCGCCGGGCCGTGTTCCAGGTAGTAGCCGAGCAGCGTTTCGGCGTAACGGCCGAGCCGCGTGAGCGGCGCGGCGCTCAGCACGCGAAGAAGCGTCCGTGGATCGCGATCGAGACTGCTCAGCCAAGCCGCAACGGCGGCGCGTTCGCCCACGGCTTCGCCTGGATGCGCCAGCGCAGCGAGCGGCCCGTGCTCGCGCAACAGCGAGGGACTCATAAGCAGCCAGGCCAGATCGCGCACGGCGTCCACGCGCAGCGAATCGAGCAATGCATCGAGCACGGCGGCGCTCTTGGCAGCCGGCTCGAGCGAAGTCATTCGCCTGCCCGCCCGCCAAGCGCCTGCCTGTACGTGTCGTGCGCAAGACAAAGATCGGCCCACGCTTTCGCCTTGTCGTGCAGGCTGCGCAACAGATAAGCGGGGTGATAGGTGACGATCACAGGCACGTCCTCATAGCGATGCACACGGCCGCGCAGCGACGAAATGCTCGCATCCGTTTTCAACAGGTTCTGCGCAGCCACGCGGCCGAGCGCGACAATCAGCTTCGGCTTGACGAGCGCCACCTGCCGCTGCAGATAAGGCTCGCAGCGCGCGACCTCATCCGGCTCCGGATTGCGGTTGCCCGGCGGCCGGCATTTGACGACGTTGGCGATATAGACGTTGTCGCCCCGCGCGAGCGCCAGCGCCCGCAGCATGCTGTCGAGCAGTTTGCCGGCTTGGCCCACGAACGGCTCGCCCTGCTTGTCCTCATTTTCGCCGGGAGCTTCGCCGATCAACATCCAGTCCGCTTCGCGGTCGCCGACGCCGAACACCGTGTTGGTCCGCCGCTCGCAGAGCCGGCAGCCTTCACACGATGCCACCCGCGCGGCGAGCGCATCCCAGTCGAGCATCCGGACGGCCGCCTCTTGGCGAGCCGGTTGCGCCTCGATCTCGCGCGGCGAATCGCTTTCGGGTGGAGGCGCGATGTCCGCGGCCGGCTCGATCCGCAATGGCGGATCGGACGCGCGGGCGGGCTTACGCTCGGCCGGCGGCGCCGGCTCGGGCGCCATCGGTGCCGCCTCGCGCGTGCGCCGCGCAAACGCTTCGCCCCCATCGGGAATCGATTGCGGCCTCGATGCGCGCTCGGGCGCTGCCGCAGCGGGTGCCTGCCCAGCCGGGCCGCTCAGAGCAGCGCGACCTTCGGCTGGCGGCGAGGCATCGCCTCCGTCCGCCTTCGCGGCCACGGTGGACACGACGCCCCCCCCGGCCCCGACCACTTCGCGCGTATCGCGACGCACCCAGAGCGGAGCAAGCCCGAGCATCTCGAGCACGGCTTCATCGAACGCCATCCGCGCCCTCCTTCGGAAACGTGTATCTCATGACGATTGCATCTTCGCGGCTGCGGTGACGCGCCGGATAGTAGTTCCTGCGGCGTCCGACCGTAACAAAACCAAAACGCTCGTACAGCCTGATCGCGCGCACGTTCGACGGTCGAACCTCGAGCAACACGCCGCCAAGGCCCGTCGTGCGGGCAATGCGTGCCGCCTCGCGCAAAAGCGCGAGGCCGGCGCCGCTGTGCTGAGCGCGTGGCGCGACACAGAGGTTCAACAAATGCATTTCATCGACAACCGGCATCAATACGCAATAGCCTACGAGCACACCCGTCACATGACGCATGCACACGCCGAAATAGCCGTTGCGCAACGAATCCTCGAAGTTGCCGCGCGTCCAGGGAAACTCATAGGCCTCGCGCTCGATCAGCGCCACCTCGTCGAGATCGGCATCGGTCATCGGCGACATATACCGATCGGCCAGCAGCACACCGCTCATCGTGCCGGATCCCCGCCTCGGGCGGCCAGACGTTCGGCCGTCGTTTGCGCGACCTTGTCGCGGATGTACTCGGGCGCGGCCCGATCGGCCGGTACGGCCTGCCCCGCACGCCAGGCGCGCAGCGCGGCATGAGCGAGCGGAACGGCATGCGGGAGCGCCTCGCCATCGACGGTGCGGGCGCCGAGCGCCGCGGGCAGACGCTCGCCGAAAGATGCCGCCGCGTTGCCGCCGAGCGTGAATGGCTCGTCGGGCAACGCCAACGCCCCCGGCGCGCCGAGCGAAGGTGCGACGATCGCGCGCCACGCCTGCGCAGCCGCATCCCAGAGGTAGTCGGCCCAATAGACTTCGTCCATTCGCGCATCCATGGCAACGAGCACGCGGTTGGCCGAGGGATCGCGCAGCCGCGCGCTCTCGGCGCATACGAGGAGCGTGCTCACCGGCACGACGGGTATGCCGAGCCCGAATGCGAGGCCCTGGGCGACACCGGCCGCGGTACGCAGGCCTGTGAACGATCCGGGGCCCGCACCGAACGCGATGGCGCTGCAATCGGCGAGCGTCAGCCCCGCTTCCTGCAGGATTTCGCGCACGGCCGGCAGTATGCGGGCACTGGAGACGGCGCCCGTCGGCTCGTGGCGGGCGACGAGGCGCGGCGGCGATGCGTCGCCGGGCTCGGCCGGCTCGCCAGAATCGAGCAGCGCAACCGAGCAGTATTCGGTCGAAGTATCGAAAGCAAGCAGAACGGTTCGGATCATGGGCACTATTGTAATGCGGCGCCACGGCCTCCCGGATCGTGAAAGGCTGCGCTCGCGCGCGGGGCCCGCGCCGGCATGCCGCTTGCGCCCGCCGTTTGGAGGCTTTGCTCCAGCTCGCGGCGCCTCCCGCTTGCTATGATCGGCCGCCTTATCGCTTCAAGGGAGAAAAGCAATGAGCACACTCGATGCGCGCTTCGAACAAGCCCAGGTGGACGTCAAGGGCCTATCGGAGAAACCCGGCAACATGACGCTGCTGCGTCTTTACGCGCTCTTCAAGCAGGCGACCGAGGGCGACGCGCACGGCGACAAGCCCGGCTTCGCCGATATCGTCGGCAAATATAAGTACGACGCCTGGGCATCGCTCAAGGGTACCGACCGCGATCAGGCCAAGGAACAGTACATCGCGCTCGTCGAATCGCTGAGAAACGGCACCGCATCGTAGGACTGCCACCGCGCCACCGGCGCCGCTACACCGGCTACGGGACAGCCCTGGGGTGGCGGCACAATTCCCAGTGGCGCGCCGCAACAAAAATCCGTATAATGCGCGGGTGCCTCGTTGCGCCTACCCGGCTGTCTCGTAGCACCTCGTAGCGTTTTGCTCCAATCCAGTTTAGAACTGTCCCCTTCTGCCTAGGCCATTGCTGGCCGTCTTGTACCAGGCTGGCGGCGATGCTTCAGTGCATCCCGTATCCGATACAGCTCTAACGAAAAGCTCGCCGCAACATGCGGGCTGCCCCCGTTTTTCGATTTGCTCGCACCGTTTGCATGCTGAATCCGACGACTTGGGTAATGCCGATTGGCGCCGACGTTCCTTCCCTGTGTTGTATCAAGGATTCTCATGACATCTGGTTTCACTTCCCCGCTCACCGCCGTTGCTGACCGCGTCCTCGGAGTCGACGCCGACTCGAACCTCGAGGCCACGCCCGTCGAGCAACCCGGTGCGGGCTTCGCTGCGCTCGGCCTGTCGCCCGAGATCGTCTCGGCGCTGATCGCCGCGGGCTACTCGGCGCCTACGCCGGTGCAGCAGCGCGCCATTCCGGCCGGCATCGCGGGCCGCGATCTGCTCGTATCGAGCCCGACGGGCTCGGGCAAGACCGCTGCCTTCATGCTGCCCGCCATCGAGCGCTTCGCGCAGTTGCAAAAAACCCGGGCGGCAAAGCCGCGCGAAGCCGTTGCCGAAGGCGAGCGCCGCACGCGTCGCGGCCCGCCGGTGGCGCGCCCCGGCCTGCTCGTGCTGACGCCGACTCGCGAACTCGCGATGCAAGTGACGACGGCCGCATCTACCTACGGCAAGCACCTGCGGCGCCTGCGCACGGTGAGCATTCTCGGCGGTGTCGCGTACGGCCAGCAGTTGATGCTGCTCGCGAAGAACCCCGAGATCCTGGTCGCCACGCCGGGTCGCCTGCTCGATCACCTCGAGCGCGGCCGCATCGATCTCTCCGAGTTGCAGATGCTCGTGCTCGATGAAGCCGACCGCATGCTCGACATGGGCTTCGTCGAAGATATCGAGACGATCGTCGCGGCCACGCCGGCCACGCGCCAGACGATGCTGTTCTCGGCCACGCTCGACGGCAAGATCGGCGCACTCACGGGCCGCCTGCTGCGCGACCCCGAGCGCATCGAGATTCAGCACCGCGCGGAGTCGCGCGACAACATCGCGCAGACAGTGCATTACGTCGACGATCGCGACCATAAGGATCGCCTGCTCGACCATCTTCTGCGCGATAACGCGCTCGATCAGGCGATCGTCTTCACCGCCACGAAGAGCGACGCCGATCAACTCGCGGGGCGCCTCGCGGATGCCGGTTTCTCTTCGGCCGCATTGCATGGCGACTTGCCGCAAGGCGCACGCAACCGCACGATCCGCGCGCTGCGCGAGCGCCGCGTGCGCGTGCTGGTGGCAACGGACGTCGCAGCGCGCGGCATCGACATCCCCGGCATCACGCACGTCTTCAACTACGATCTGCCGAAATTCGCCGAGGACTACGTGCACCGCATCGGCCGCACGGGCCGCGCCGGCCGCACCGGCACGGCTGTGAGCCTCGTGCATCATGCCGAGTTCGGTGCGCTCAAGCGCATCGAGCGGTTCGTTCGCACGACGCTGCCCGTCAACATCGTCGAGGGCTTCGAGCCCCGCAAGGCCCCGCCGTCGAATCGCGGCAACGGCACAGGCGGGCGCGGCCGCCCGGGCGGCGGCAACGGCGGCGGTCGGCGCTTCGGCTCCGGCTCCGGTTCGACCGGCGGCAGCAATGCGCGCGGCAACGGCGCACATGGCGGCGGCCAAGGCGAGCGCGCCCGTAACGGTAACAGCTGGGGCGGCCGGCCTTCGGGCGGCTCGCGCGACGGCTATCGAGGCCGCAGCGATGCAGCCCGTGGCGCTCGCCGCGGCAGCTGAACATCGCCCAGATGCCTCCGCGCGCAGCGCGGCGGCAGGCCTTCACAAACCGGTGCTTCGGCACCGGTTTTTTATTGCCCGCTATTTTTCACGATGCGGGAAAAACTTTTGCGTCGTAAAAAGACGTGCTGCGTGGCACAACGGTGCGCGTTGCAGCATGGGAAATCACATTCCTCATTGCGAAATACACTATCCAACCCGTTGTTTTTACAAGATAAAATACAACACATAAAAGCTCGATGAGGGGTGTCTCCGACGGCTCGATTTGCCTAGACTCTTATATAAGACCTCGCGCTTCGACGGCTATCCGAACCGCGAACCGTTTTTTTCTCTCAGGCAACTCAGGAGTACACCATGTCACGTCAACAGCAAGCTCAGGAACTTCAACGGCAGTGGGAAACGGATCCGCGCTGGAAAGGCATCCGCCGCGGCTACTCGGCCGAGGACGTCGTGCGGCTGCGCGGCTCGCTGCCCGTCGAGCATACGCTTGCGCGGCGCGGCGCCGAAAAGCTGTGGAACGCGATCAACACGGAGCCGTTCGTCAACGCCCTCGGCGCGCTGACGGGCAATCAGGCCATGCAACAGGTGAAAGCCGGCCTCAAGGCAATTTATCTGTCGGGCTGGCAAGTGGCCGGCGATGCGAACGTGGCAGGAGAAATGTATCCGGATCAGTCGCTCTATCCGGCCAACTCGGTGCCGCTCGTCGTCAAGCGCATCAACAACACGCTCACGCGCGCCGACCAGATCCAATGGTCCGAGGGCAAAAACCCCGGCGACGAAGGCTATGTCGATTTCTTCGCGCCGATCGTGGCCGACGCGGAAGCCGGTTTCGGCGGCGTGCTCAACGCATTCGAGCTGATGAAGGCCATGATCGAGGCCGGTGCGTCCGGTGTGCACTTCGAAGACCAGCTCGCATCGGTCAAGAAGTGCGGCCACATGGGCGGCAAGGTGCTCGTGCCGACGCGCGAGAACGTCGCAAAGCTGACGGCGGCGCGCCTCGCGGCGGACGTCTGCGGCGTGCCGACCGTGCTCATCGCGCGCACGGACGCTGAAGCAGCCGACCTCATTACGTCCGACGTCGACGAAAACGACCGCCCGTTCCTCACGGGCGAGCGCACCGTGGAAGGTTTCTTCCGCACGAAGCCGGGCCTCGACCAGGCAGTCTCGCGCGGGCTCGCCTATGCCCCGTACGCGGACATGATCTGGTGCGAGACGGGCAAGCCCGATCTCGAGTACGCGAAGAAGTTCGCCGAGGCGATCCACAAGGAATTCCCCGGCAAGCTGCTTTCGTACAACTGCTCGCCGTCGTTCAACTGGAAGAAGAACCTCGACGATGCGACGATCGCGAAATTCCAGAAGGAACTCGGCGCGATGGGCTACAAGTTCCAGTTCATCACGCTCGCGGGCTTCCACGCGCTCAATCACTCGATGTTCAATCTCGCGTACGGCTACGCTCGCACGCAGATGAGCGCGTTCGTGGAACTGCAGCAAGCCGAGTTCGCGGCTGCGGAAAAGGGCTTCACGGCCGTGAAGCATCAGCGCGAAGTCGGCACGGGCTACTTCGACGCCGTCACGCAAACCGTCGAGCGCGAAGCGTCGACGACGGCACTGCATGGCTCGACGGAAGACGAGCAGTTCTTCGACAGCAAGAAGGTGGCCTGAGGCGGCCGCACGGGGCCGGCTCGCCGGCCCCGGTGTTGCAGTTCGGCCGACCGCCCAGCCGTCCGACTGACGCCGGGCACGGCCGGATACCCGCTCAGCGGTAGACGATCACGGGAATCTTCGTGTGCGTGAGCACGCGCTGCGTCTCGCTGCCGAGGAGCAGGCTGCCGAGACCGCGCCTGCCGTGCGACGCCATGAGGATCACGTCGCAGCCCCCCTCCTCGGCCGCTTCGATGATGCCGAGGTAGGGCGACGGATGCACGCTCGTGCGGCTCGAACAATCGACGCCGGCGAGCCGCGCCGCCTGCTCGACCTCGTCCAGATGCGAGCGCGCCTCGCGCTCGCTACGGGCCTGAAAGTCTTCGGGCGCCTCGACGACCACTTCCGAAAACGGCGAGTACGGGTACTGCGGCAAGCACGCGTAAGCGGTCACGCGCGCGCCGACCGACCGCGCCAGATCGATGGCGCCGTCGATCGCTTTTTTCGACAACTCGGAACCGTCCGTCGGAACCAGGATGTGCTTGAACATGGCCCTCTCCCTCGCTGGCTGCCTCGCGCGGGGCATCTCGCGGCGCGGTTGCCGGGCACCCGTGGACACGCCTGAAGTCGATTGTAGTGCCGTCAAGGCTGCCATTGCCCCGGCCTACGGGAGACTCCGCATATCGAAAACCCGCCCGAAGCATGCGTTAGCGCCAGTAGTCCGCGCGCTCGTACGTGTGCTTCAGATAGTCGAGAAAAAGCCGCACCCGCAGCGGCAAATGGCGCCGCTGTGCGAATACGGCATGAATGCCGATCGGCGGCGCCGCGAAGCCGTCGAGAACGGTGACGAGCCTCCCGGCGGCGATGTCCGCGCCCACCTCCCACCACGAGCGCCAGGCGAGCCCGTAGCCGAGCACGCACCATTCGCGCAGCACGGCGCCGTCGGTGCACTCCATCGTGCCCGATACCTTGATCGATACCGCCTTGCCGTCTTCCTGGAACGACCAGGCGCGCTGCTGGTTCGCATTGGCAGCGAGCGCGAGGCAGTTGTGACGCGCGAGATCGGCCAGCGTCTGCGGCGTGCCCCGGTGCTCGAGATAGGCGGGCGCGCCCACGCACACGCGCCGGTTCTCGCCGAGCTTGAGCGAGACGAGCGACGAATCGGGCAACTCGCCGAGCCGCACCGCGCAATCGAACCCCTCGTTGACGAGATCGACGAGCCGGTCGGAAAGATCGAGCGTGATCGAAACGTCGGGATGCGCCGCCGCGAACGCGGGCACGAGCGGCGCCACGTGCTTGCGGCCGAAGCCCGCCGGCGCCGATACACGAAGATGCCCGCTCGCTTTGACGCCTCCGGCCGAAACGCTCGCCTCGGCGTGGTTCAGCTCGTGCACGATGCGCTGACAGTCCTCGAGAAACGCCGAGCCCTCGAACGTCAACGTGAGCTTGCGCGTCGTGCGCACGAAAAGCTTCACGCCAAGCCGCTCCTCGAGGGCGTCAAGCCGCCGGCCGATTACCGCGGGCGCCACCCCCTCCGCGGCGGCCGCGGCCGACAGACTGCCCTTTGCCGCCACGGCCACGAAAGTTTCGATCTGCTTCAAACGTGCCATGGCCGGTGTTGTCGCATCGAGGTCCCGAGAGCGGGCAGATTAGCCGATTCATTATCAAAAAGTCAAAGATCAAGTGACGTTTTGCATCTTTTTTAACCCTTATAGATATCAATAGAATGAATGCCCTGCCTGTGACCTGAGAGGAGAACGACCGATGCCAGCCAGCATGCCGCCTCGCCCCAGGGCAATCGTCTTCGACGCTTACGGAACGCTCTTCGACGTGCATGCCGTCATCGCCGCGGCGGAGCAGCGTTTCACGGGATATGGAGAAGCGCTCTCGCAGTTGTGGCGGGCGAAGCAGATCGAGTACACGCAGTTGCGCACGCTCGCGGCGCCCGACGGCAGCCACTACCGTCCGTTCTGGGACATCACGCTCGATGCGCTTCGTCACGCATGCGCACGGCTCGGCTTGCCGCTCGACGATGCGACACAGAAGCGGCTGATGGACGAATACGCATGCCTCTCGGCTTACCCGGACGTCCTGCCGGCGTTGGACCAATTGCGCACACACCTGGGGCCGGACGTCGGGCTGGGCATCCTGTCGAACGGCAACCCGCACATGCTCGATGTCGCAATCAAGAGCGCCGGCATGGCGGACCGGTTCGATGCCGTGCTGTCCGTCGATACCGTGCGCGCCTACAAGCCATCGCCGCGCGCGTATGCGCTCGGCCCGCAGGCATTCGGCTGCGACGCGCGTGCGATCGTCTTCGTCTCGTCGAACGGCTGGGACGTGGCGGGCGCGGGGTGGTTCGGCTACACGACGTTCTGGCTCAACCGGGCGCACGCGCCGGCCGAGGAACTCGGTATCGCCGCGCAAGGCACGGGCGACGGCATGCCCGCGTTGATCGCATTCGTCGATGCGCTGGCCAAGCAAGGCATTGCCCACCGCCGACGCTCGGGCGACAAGCTGCGGCGCCCCGGTGGCACGCAGGCCCCCGATTCATGAAACAAGCGAGCAATACCGCTATCAGATCGACTGACCGACCAAGGAGAGGTACATGACGCACACGTTGTCGCTGCCGCAAGGCATGGAAATCACGGCCGCGATCGAGCCCGGTTTCGAGAAGATCCTGACGCCCGATGCGCTTGCCCTCGTCGCCCGGCTGCACCGCGCGTTCGAAGGCCGTCGGCGCGAGTTGCTGGCCGCGCGGCGCGCCCGCACAGAACGGCTCGACGCGGGCGAGCGCCCCGATTTTCTGGCCGAAACGAAGGCGATCCGCGAAGGCGACTGGACGATCGCACCGCTGCCGCGCGATCTCGCATGCCGGCGCGTGGAGATCACGGGCCCCGTCGAGCGCAAGATGATCATCAACGCGCTGAACTCGGGTGCGGACAGCTACATGACCGACTTCGAGGATTCGAACACGCCGAACTGGCACAACCAGATCACGGGCCAACTCAACCTGATCGACGCGGTGCGCCGCACGATCTCGCTCGAGCAAAACGGCAAGCAGTATCGTCTCGACGACAAGATCGCCACGCTGATCGTACGGCCGCGCGGCTGGCACCTCGACGAGAAGCATGTGAGCGTGGACGGGCAGCGCGTCTCGGGCGGGATTTTCGATTTCGCGCTTTACCTTTTTCATAACGCAAAGGAGTTGCTCGCGCGCGGCAGCGGCCCCTACTTCTATCTACCGAAGCTCGAGAGCCACCTCGAAGCGCGCCTTTGGAACGACGTATTCGTGGCAGCCCAGGAAGCGCTCGGCCTTGCGCGCGGGACGATCCGCGCGACGGTGCTGATCGAAACGATCCTCGCCGCGTTCGAGATGGAGGAAATCCTCTATGAATTGCGCGAGCACAGTGCCGGGCTCAACGCGGGACGCTGGGACTACATCTTCTCGGCGATCAAGAAGTTCAAGAACGACGCCGGCTTTTGCCTGGCCGACCGCAGTCAGATCACGATGACCGTGCCGTTCATGCGCGCCTATGCGCTGCAATTGCTGAAGACCTGCCACAAGCGCAACGCGCCGGCGATCGGCGGCATGAGCGCGCTGATTCCGATCAAGAGCGACGCCGCGGCAAACGAAAAGGCCATGGCTGGCGTGCGTGCCGACAAGGCTCGCGACGCAACCGACGGTTACGACGGCGGTTGGGTGGCACACCCGGGGCTCGTGCCCATCGCGATGGAAGAATTCGTCAAGGTGCTCGGCGACAAGCCGAACCAGATCGGCAAACAACGCGACGACGTGACGGTAACGGCCAAGGACCTGCTCGATTTCCGCCCGGAGGCGCCGATCACCGAAGCCGGGCTGCGCAACAACATCAACGTGGGCATCCACTATCTCGGATCATGGCTCGCGGGCAACGGCTGCGTGCCGATCCACAACCTCATGGAGGATGCGGCAACTGCCGAAATCTCGCGTTCGCAGGTGTGGCAATGGATCCGCTCGCCGAAAGGCAAGCTCGACGACGGCCGCAAGGTCACGGCCGAACTCGTGAGCGAGCTCACGAAGCAGGAACTCGAGAAAGTGAAGCAGGCGGTGGGCGGGAATACGGCGACGTACGATCGCGCCGCGCAAATCTTCGAAAAGATGTCGACGTCGGCTCAGTTCACCGAATTCCTGACGTTACCGCTTTACGAGGAAATCTGAGGCGCGCCCCATGCGGTACTTCCGTCCATCTTGCAATCGGGAGTACCGCCGCGGTTCAACTGCCGTAGCGCAGCGACGGCGCTGCATCGCGCTCGCGCCGGTAGGCGACCCAGTCGCCCTCGTCGATGCGTGCGAGACCCGCGACCGACTCCGGGCCGACCGGGTAGAAAAGGCACGAAAGACGCCGCCCCGCCACGCCCACCTCGATCTCCCGCGACTTGAAGAGTCCATCGACGCCCGGGTACACCTCCTCGATCTCGTCGAGCACCGGCACGAGCGCGTCCTCGATCTCGTAGATATCGCCGCGTACGGCCCCCGCTCCCGCATCCGGAACGAGTCCCGGGTAACGGCCGAAGTCGTAAAGGCGCCCGTTGACGAACGCGGCGCCGATCAGCCGCGGCGCCGGGATCGCATGCCGCGCAGCCGCGAGGCCGATATCGTTGA encodes the following:
- a CDS encoding LysR family transcriptional regulator; the protein is MARLKQIETFVAVAAKGSLSAAAAAEGVAPAVIGRRLDALEERLGVKLFVRTTRKLTLTFEGSAFLEDCQRIVHELNHAEASVSAGGVKASGHLRVSAPAGFGRKHVAPLVPAFAAAHPDVSITLDLSDRLVDLVNEGFDCAVRLGELPDSSLVSLKLGENRRVCVGAPAYLEHRGTPQTLADLARHNCLALAANANQQRAWSFQEDGKAVSIKVSGTMECTDGAVLREWCVLGYGLAWRSWWEVGADIAAGRLVTVLDGFAAPPIGIHAVFAQRRHLPLRVRLFLDYLKHTYERADYWR
- a CDS encoding universal stress protein, encoding MFKHILVPTDGSELSKKAIDGAIDLARSVGARVTAYACLPQYPYSPFSEVVVEAPEDFQARSEREARSHLDEVEQAARLAGVDCSSRTSVHPSPYLGIIEAAEEGGCDVILMASHGRRGLGSLLLGSETQRVLTHTKIPVIVYR
- a CDS encoding DEAD/DEAH box helicase produces the protein MTSGFTSPLTAVADRVLGVDADSNLEATPVEQPGAGFAALGLSPEIVSALIAAGYSAPTPVQQRAIPAGIAGRDLLVSSPTGSGKTAAFMLPAIERFAQLQKTRAAKPREAVAEGERRTRRGPPVARPGLLVLTPTRELAMQVTTAASTYGKHLRRLRTVSILGGVAYGQQLMLLAKNPEILVATPGRLLDHLERGRIDLSELQMLVLDEADRMLDMGFVEDIETIVAATPATRQTMLFSATLDGKIGALTGRLLRDPERIEIQHRAESRDNIAQTVHYVDDRDHKDRLLDHLLRDNALDQAIVFTATKSDADQLAGRLADAGFSSAALHGDLPQGARNRTIRALRERRVRVLVATDVAARGIDIPGITHVFNYDLPKFAEDYVHRIGRTGRAGRTGTAVSLVHHAEFGALKRIERFVRTTLPVNIVEGFEPRKAPPSNRGNGTGGRGRPGGGNGGGRRFGSGSGSTGGSNARGNGAHGGGQGERARNGNSWGGRPSGGSRDGYRGRSDAARGARRGS
- the aceA gene encoding isocitrate lyase → MSRQQQAQELQRQWETDPRWKGIRRGYSAEDVVRLRGSLPVEHTLARRGAEKLWNAINTEPFVNALGALTGNQAMQQVKAGLKAIYLSGWQVAGDANVAGEMYPDQSLYPANSVPLVVKRINNTLTRADQIQWSEGKNPGDEGYVDFFAPIVADAEAGFGGVLNAFELMKAMIEAGASGVHFEDQLASVKKCGHMGGKVLVPTRENVAKLTAARLAADVCGVPTVLIARTDAEAADLITSDVDENDRPFLTGERTVEGFFRTKPGLDQAVSRGLAYAPYADMIWCETGKPDLEYAKKFAEAIHKEFPGKLLSYNCSPSFNWKKNLDDATIAKFQKELGAMGYKFQFITLAGFHALNHSMFNLAYGYARTQMSAFVELQQAEFAAAEKGFTAVKHQREVGTGYFDAVTQTVEREASTTALHGSTEDEQFFDSKKVA
- a CDS encoding acyl-CoA-binding protein, whose protein sequence is MSTLDARFEQAQVDVKGLSEKPGNMTLLRLYALFKQATEGDAHGDKPGFADIVGKYKYDAWASLKGTDRDQAKEQYIALVESLRNGTAS
- a CDS encoding uracil-DNA glycosylase; protein product: MAFDEAVLEMLGLAPLWVRRDTREVVGAGGGVVSTVAAKADGGDASPPAEGRAALSGPAGQAPAAAAPERASRPQSIPDGGEAFARRTREAAPMAPEPAPPAERKPARASDPPLRIEPAADIAPPPESDSPREIEAQPARQEAAVRMLDWDALAARVASCEGCRLCERRTNTVFGVGDREADWMLIGEAPGENEDKQGEPFVGQAGKLLDSMLRALALARGDNVYIANVVKCRPPGNRNPEPDEVARCEPYLQRQVALVKPKLIVALGRVAAQNLLKTDASISSLRGRVHRYEDVPVIVTYHPAYLLRSLHDKAKAWADLCLAHDTYRQALGGRAGE
- the tsaB gene encoding tRNA (adenosine(37)-N6)-threonylcarbamoyltransferase complex dimerization subunit type 1 TsaB; protein product: MIRTVLLAFDTSTEYCSVALLDSGEPAEPGDASPPRLVARHEPTGAVSSARILPAVREILQEAGLTLADCSAIAFGAGPGSFTGLRTAAGVAQGLAFGLGIPVVPVSTLLVCAESARLRDPSANRVLVAMDARMDEVYWADYLWDAAAQAWRAIVAPSLGAPGALALPDEPFTLGGNAAASFGERLPAALGARTVDGEALPHAVPLAHAALRAWRAGQAVPADRAAPEYIRDKVAQTTAERLAARGGDPAR
- a CDS encoding DUF1853 family protein produces the protein MTSLEPAAKSAAVLDALLDSLRVDAVRDLAWLLMSPSLLREHGPLAALAHPGEAVGERAAVAAWLSSLDRDPRTLLRVLSAAPLTRLGRYAETLLGYYLEHGPAERLVAANVTLRRAGRTLGECDFLVQTANGRRLHWELGVKCYLHTGSERGVLADYVGPNLLDRFDIKLARLVEHQLPLSATEAFASLGHRGPWQAQMLVKGWLFYRWHDTASGLAAPRLPAAVEPGHSRGFWVPRHAWEAFARDAAKRWMALPRLAWLAPQQVTAGSEAADRGLVDAGALNDCAHSPRAPTMVAGFAWDEAAAAWRERTRGFIVPDDWPARAEAFALSDYHQRQK
- a CDS encoding haloacid dehalogenase type II, whose product is MPASMPPRPRAIVFDAYGTLFDVHAVIAAAEQRFTGYGEALSQLWRAKQIEYTQLRTLAAPDGSHYRPFWDITLDALRHACARLGLPLDDATQKRLMDEYACLSAYPDVLPALDQLRTHLGPDVGLGILSNGNPHMLDVAIKSAGMADRFDAVLSVDTVRAYKPSPRAYALGPQAFGCDARAIVFVSSNGWDVAGAGWFGYTTFWLNRAHAPAEELGIAAQGTGDGMPALIAFVDALAKQGIAHRRRSGDKLRRPGGTQAPDS
- the aceB gene encoding malate synthase A, whose protein sequence is MTHTLSLPQGMEITAAIEPGFEKILTPDALALVARLHRAFEGRRRELLAARRARTERLDAGERPDFLAETKAIREGDWTIAPLPRDLACRRVEITGPVERKMIINALNSGADSYMTDFEDSNTPNWHNQITGQLNLIDAVRRTISLEQNGKQYRLDDKIATLIVRPRGWHLDEKHVSVDGQRVSGGIFDFALYLFHNAKELLARGSGPYFYLPKLESHLEARLWNDVFVAAQEALGLARGTIRATVLIETILAAFEMEEILYELREHSAGLNAGRWDYIFSAIKKFKNDAGFCLADRSQITMTVPFMRAYALQLLKTCHKRNAPAIGGMSALIPIKSDAAANEKAMAGVRADKARDATDGYDGGWVAHPGLVPIAMEEFVKVLGDKPNQIGKQRDDVTVTAKDLLDFRPEAPITEAGLRNNINVGIHYLGSWLAGNGCVPIHNLMEDAATAEISRSQVWQWIRSPKGKLDDGRKVTAELVSELTKQELEKVKQAVGGNTATYDRAAQIFEKMSTSAQFTEFLTLPLYEEI
- the rimI gene encoding ribosomal protein S18-alanine N-acetyltransferase, with the protein product MSGVLLADRYMSPMTDADLDEVALIEREAYEFPWTRGNFEDSLRNGYFGVCMRHVTGVLVGYCVLMPVVDEMHLLNLCVAPRAQHSGAGLALLREAARIARTTGLGGVLLEVRPSNVRAIRLYERFGFVTVGRRRNYYPARHRSREDAIVMRYTFPKEGADGVR